One segment of Ascochyta rabiei chromosome 7, complete sequence DNA contains the following:
- a CDS encoding Non-specific serine/threonine protein kinase — protein MLMSCHWSGEGNANARDQHGPSRTRTPTRTRSGQAPLCLLLGLTSACFDRGKHQQRVTRILSATQTRLGAHRDCTCLFLVCSLPCVYRHCTCTVPVPALDLHCTSTCTVPVLYLHLHCTCTCTGPALYLYLHCTCTVPLPALYLYCTCTCTGPALYLYLHCTCTVPLPALYLHCTSTCTVPAPAPADPALQLWDTQSVIETLKSFSQKKHADAQDSFRFPTGVWQRFQLPSWRLVPAQLRKAKWPTPNTRVSGLHGASDRNGHRHRALSRSPSPYRRKRTRSPSPYRNKRAADRSPSPFRHARNDRPQPKRKASPPPGSRPEKRHNTDRSRHPDRPRNSYPDGLRIRHDQPTFVKSTLGSTERPHAKPISYAEIDNQTPAVPGFSENIIAAARNANQSSNARRLETCSQQLTRGTQKLSIGPSTGEKENDDKRDRDMSNAQTEPEATLAPVQDNAPTQETREEKRRRWAAIRAASEQKPKESLLQQAVLTNASESTTSNAASPAPFLDTSISPFPSPRAGDLDSVPASPDIMIIDKQAQDSRENTPAVASPSAADYDPTQDTLDDRNRALEKGANSLLPSDAYSETDPKALSTLPAEKAAPVKKQKKDFDMFDFSDDEDEDANVELEEQGAAKGTVLDEKLLENWDDPEGYYKIINNELVNGGRHRMIKTLGRGVFANVAQAEEVTPDGSDQHGKLVAVKMIRKNELMRKASQKEMDFLQKVNEADPQDKRHIIRLLGSFDHKGHLCIIFEHMSKNLRDLLKEETSGHGLTLSAVRTYTRQMFLGLQHLQNCQVIHLDLKPDNILVSADKKTVKLADFGTAVDRRDVIERTEYLVSRFYRAPEIILGMDIGYPVDMWAVGCTAYELWTGKILFTGRSNNQMIKAFMDCLGWPSEKLLKKGLLNNVLEHFEAGPPLKFISREVDQYNQLSVRKIEQQKKISRDIKTRVHDAARGIAQGGPTVAELNDFADLLNGSLHMNVEKRLQPKEALAHKFFASKNLAPRSAVVKPPMMKRATPAIRR, from the exons ATGCTCATGTCCTGCCACTGGAGCGGAGAGGGGAACGCCAATGCACGTGACCAGCACGGGCCctctcgcactcgcactccCACTCGCACTCGCAGCGGGCAGGCCCCACTCTGCCTCTTGCTGGGTCTGACTTCAGCGTGCTTCGACCGCGGCAAGCATCAGCAACGCGTTACGCGCATCCTTTCCGCGACACAGACGCGCCTTGGTGCTCATCGCGATTGCACCTGTCTCTTTCTTGTGTGCTCCCTCCCGTGCGTATACAGACACTGCACCTGCACTGTACCTGTACCTGCACTGGACCTGCACTGTACCTCTACCTGCACTGTACCTGTACTgtacctgcacctgcactgTACCTGTACCTGCACTGGACCTGCACTGTACCTCTACCTGCACTGTACCTGCACTGTACCTCTACCTGCACTGTACCTGTACTgtacctgcacctgcactgGACCTGCACTGTACCTCTACCTGCACTGTACCTGCACTGTACCTCTACCTGCACTGTACCTGCACTGTACCTCTACCTGCACTgtacctgcacctgcacctgcagaTCCAGCACTCCAGCTGTGGGACACCCAGTCAGTGATAGAGACACTCAAGTCCTTCTCCCAGAAGAAGCACGCTGACGCCCAGGACTCGTTCCGCTTCCCCACAGGCGTATGGCAGCGATTCCAACTGCCGTCATGGCGTCTCGTTCCAGCTCAGCTTCGGAAGGCGAAGTGGCCGACACCCAACACAAG GGTCTCTGGCCTGCATGGTGCTTCGGATAGAAATG GACACCGTCATCGCGCATTGAGTCGCTCGCCTTCTCCCTATCGCCGCAAGCGTACGCGCTCCCCCTCGCCATATCGAAACAAGCGCGCAGCAGACCGCTCGCCCTCACCCTTTCGACACGCCCGCAACGACCGACCCCAGCCCAAGCGCAAAGCTTCCCCGCCCCCCGGCAGCCGGCCGGAGAAGCGCCACAACACTGATCGCAGCAGACACCCCGACCGTCCGCGCAACTCGTACCCAGACGGCCTACGCATCCGCCACGACCAGCCCACTTTTGTCAAGTCCACCCTGGGCTCGACCGAGCGACCACACGCCAAGCCCATATCCTACGCCGAGATTGACAACCAGACGCCTGCCGTCCCGGGCTTCAGCGAGAACATCATCGCTGCCGCTCGCAATGCCAACCAGAGCAGCAATGCCCGCCGGCTCGAGACATGTAGTCAGCAGCTCACGCGCGGCACACAGAAGCTCAGCATCGGTCCAAGCACAGGGGAAAAGGAAAACGACGACAAGCGGGACAGGGACAT GAGCAATGCTCAGACCGAGCCCGAAGCCACGTTGGCCCCTGTCCAAGACAACGCTCCCACACAGGAGACTCGCGAAGAGAAGCGTCGTCGGTGGGCTGCCATACGCGCTGCCTCTGAACAGAAGCCCAAGGAGAGCCTTCTGCAACAAGCAGTCCTTACGAATGCCTCTGAAAGCACGACTTCCAACGCTGCGTCTCCAGCTCCCTTTCTCGACACCTCCATCTCGCCATTTCCTTCCCCTCGCGCAGGCGACCTGGATTCCGTTCCAGCATCCCCCGACATCATGATCATCGACAAACAAGCACAAGACAGTCGAGAGAACACTCCTGCGGTAGCGAGCCCCTCGGCAGCCGACTACGACCCTACCCAAGACACGCTAGACGATCGCAACCGCGCTCTCGAGAAAGGCGCGAATTCACTTCTACCCTCCGATGCGTACAGCGAGACCGACCCCAAAGCTCTTTCCACCCTGCCAGCAGAAAAGGCTGCCCCGGTGAAGAAGCAAAAGAAGGACTTTGACATGTTCGATTTCAGCGATgatgaagacgaagacgccAACGTCGAACTGGAAGAGCAAGGTGCAGCAAAGGGAACCGTGCTGGATGAGAAGCTGCTCGAAAACTGGGACGACCCCGAAGGATACTACAAAATCATCAATAATGAGTTGGTGAATGGCGGTCGACACCGCATGATCAAGACGCTGGGTCGAGGTGTTTTCGCCAATGTTGCCCAAGCTGAAGAAGTTACACCAGATGGCAGTGATCAACATGGCAAACTGGTTGCTGTCAAGATGATCCGCAAGAACGAGTTGATGAGGAAAGCTAGTCAGAAGGAGATGGACTTTCTGCAAAAGGTCAACGAAGCAGACCCACAGGACAAGCGTCACATCATTCGACTTTTGGGTTCCTTCGACCACAAAGGCCATTTGTGTATCATCTTCGAGCACATGTCCAAGAATCTGAGAGATCTCTTGAAGGAAGAGACGAGTGGCCACGGGCTCACGCTATCAGCCGTTCGAACGTACACGCGACAAATGTTCCTCGGCTTGCAGCACCTGCAAAACTGTCAGGTCATTCATCTGGACTTGAAGCCCGACAACATTCTTGTGTCTGCTGACAAGAAGACCGTCAAGCTTGCCGATTTCGGTACGGCTGTCGATAGGCGAGATGTCATCGAGCGCACCGAATACCTCGTAAGTCGATTCTACCGCGCCCCCGAGATCATTCTGGGCATGGACATAGGCTATCCAGTCGACATGTGGGCTGTTGGTTGCACTGCGTACGAACTGTGGACGGGAAAGATTCTGTTCACTGGACGCTCGAACAACCAGATGATCAAGGCGTTCATGGACTGTCTTGGCTGGCCGAGCGAGAAATTGTTGAAGAAAGGTCTTTTGAACAACGTTCTCGAACACTTTGAGGCTGGACCGCCGCTGAAATTCATCAGCCGTGAGGTGGATCAGTACAATCAG CTTTCTGTGCGCAAGATAgagcagcagaagaagatcAGTCGCGATATCAAAACCAGGGTTCACGACGCTGCCCGAGGCATCGCTCAAGGTGGTCCTACCGTCGCTGAACTGAACGACTTTGCCGATCTGCTCAACGGCTCTCTCCACATGAACGTCGAGAAGCGCCTCCAACCTAAAGAAGCTCTCGCACACAAGTTCTTCGCCAGCAAGAACTTAGCGCCCAGATCAGCGGTTGTCAAACCGCCCATGATGAAGCGCGCTACACCTGCTATCCGACGATGA
- a CDS encoding cation diffusion zinc membrane transporter Zrg17, with amino-acid sequence MPRVKLPPRTPTPPPDEAAPRPPVGLGFEGELSAGGLAFDPNALSPMSATFPSKQYATLGPSDSVSQRATPTTLYTPASATFPYTPASAMSGTDTDVPSISGTQNARNPFNFQSVTYQPGRPQAQQNDIGRRRGHKYKHSSVSHQIFLEPAPRAPLQLPASLPIPTFKEYRSSMSKDQKLRLGWCFGHLLVAGLVQWGSHESLALTVLSRLIFYDAIGAFLCVAVDVGSNFEVWKRSSIRHPFGFERLEVIAGLGMSVGLLFMGLDLISHGLTHALENTGGHAAHHTDEHERVSPGSIDLSALSGIVSTLISAILLKNHARIGKVMRLGAIANLPSVLSNPSHFLTLSCSALLLLLPLLSIQMYVWLDRTLSFSVAICMVALGWIQGWTLGKMLLMSYSGTGVSDVMYDLETDPAVSAVEEAKFWQVHYGLCQANLKVRVRNLDEIGRLRDRIGSMVRNRLGGSYGSGGQKWEVSTQITLEKD; translated from the exons ATGCCTAGGGTGAAGCTCCCTCCGCGAACGCCAACGCCGCCTCCTGATGAAGCCGCGCCGCGACCGCCGGTCGGACTTGGATTTGAAGGCGAGCTGTCCGCTGGAGGGTTGGCATTCGACCCGAATGCGCTCTCTCCAATGTCTGCCACATTCCCATCGAAGCAGTATGCCACTCTTGGCCCCAGCGACTCTGTCTCGCAGCGTGCCACGCCGACCACGCTGTACACGCCAGCGAGCGCAACATTTCCGTACACGCCAGCAAGCGCCATGAGTGGGACTGACACAGATGTGCCTTCGATCAGCGGCACACAGAATGCGCGAAATCCATTCAACTTTCAGTCCGTCACCTATCAGCCAGGCCGACCACAGGCGCAGCAGAAT GATATTGGACGAAGACGAGGGCACAAGTACAAGCATAGCAGCGTATCCCATCAAATCTTCCTCGAACCGGCGCCTCGCGCTCCCCTCCAGCTTCCAGCGTCCCTGCCCATCCCAACCTTCAAGGAGTACCGATCGTCCATGTCCAAGGATCAGAAGTTACGATTGGGCTGGTGTTTTGGTCATCTTCTTGTCGCAGGACTTGTGCAATGGGGCTCCCACGAATCCCTAGCGCTCACAGTCCTGTCTCGTCTCATATTCTACGATGCAATTGGTGCTTTCTTGTGCGTTGCAGTCGATGTCGGCTCCAACTTTGAGGTCTGGAAACGCTCCAGCATCCGTCATCCGTTTGGGTTTGAGCGTCTCGAAGTCATCGCGGGACTGGGCATGTCGGTTGGCCTCTTGTTCATGGGCCTGGATCTCATCTCGCATGGCTTGACACATGCTCTGGAGAATACTGGTGGACATGCGGCACACCACACGGACGAACACGAGCGAGTCTCTCCTGGTAGCATCGACCTTTCTGCTTTAAGCGGGATCGTTTCAACGCTCATCTCTGCCATCTTGCTAAAGAACCATGCTCGTATCGGCAAAGTGATGAGACTAGGCGCCATTGCGAACCTGCCTTCAGTCCTGAGCAACCCGTCTCACTTCCTGACTCTGTCCTGCTCAGCCTTATTGCTGCTTCTGCCTTTGCTTAGCATACAGATGTACGTTTGGCTAGACCGCACTTTGTCCTTTTCTGTTGCAATTTGCATGGTTGCGTTGGGCTGGATTCAGGGATGGACGCTGGGCAAGATGCTACTCATGTCCTACTCGGGCACAGGAGTATCGGACGTCATGTACGACCTTGAGACGGACCCAGCTGTGAGCGCAGTCGAAGAGGCAAAGTTCTGGCAGGTTCATTACGGATTGTGTCAGGCGAACTTGAAGGTCCGAGTACGGAATTTGGACGAGATAGGACGTCTGCGCGATCGAATCGGCAGCATGGTACGGAATCGTCTGGGTGGAAGCTATGGCAGTGGGGGACAGAAGTGGGAGGTTTCTACCCAGATTACCCTTGAGAAGGACTGA
- a CDS encoding Non-specific serine/threonine protein kinase: MASRSSSASEGEVADTQHKANTTSQRGETAINASSRVSGLHGASDRNGHRHRALSRSPSPYRRKRTRSPSPYRNKRAADRSPSPFRHARNDRPQPKRKASPPPGSRPEKRHNTDRSRHPDRPRNSYPDGLRIRHDQPTFVKSTLGSTERPHAKPISYAEIDNQTPAVPGFSENIIAAARNANQSSNARRLETCSQQLTRGTQKLSIGPSTGEKENDDKRDRDMSNAQTEPEATLAPVQDNAPTQETREEKRRRWAAIRAASEQKPKESLLQQAVLTNASESTTSNAASPAPFLDTSISPFPSPRAGDLDSVPASPDIMIIDKQAQDSRENTPAVASPSAADYDPTQDTLDDRNRALEKGANSLLPSDAYSETDPKALSTLPAEKAAPVKKQKKDFDMFDFSDDEDEDANVELEEQGAAKGTVLDEKLLENWDDPEGYYKIINNELVNGGRHRMIKTLGRGVFANVAQAEEVTPDGSDQHGKLVAVKMIRKNELMRKASQKEMDFLQKVNEADPQDKRHIIRLLGSFDHKGHLCIIFEHMSKNLRDLLKEETSGHGLTLSAVRTYTRQMFLGLQHLQNCQVIHLDLKPDNILVSADKKTVKLADFGTAVDRRDVIERTEYLVSRFYRAPEIILGMDIGYPVDMWAVGCTAYELWTGKILFTGRSNNQMIKAFMDCLGWPSEKLLKKGLLNNVLEHFEAGPPLKFISREVDQYNQLSVRKIEQQKKISRDIKTRVHDAARGIAQGGPTVAELNDFADLLNGSLHMNVEKRLQPKEALAHKFFASKNLAPRSAVVKPPMMKRATPAIRR, from the exons ATGGCGTCTCGTTCCAGCTCAGCTTCGGAAGGCGAAGTGGCCGACACCCAACACAAGGCAAACACAACCAGTCAGCGCGGCGAAACTGCGATTAACGCCTCTAGCAGGGTCTCTGGCCTGCATGGTGCTTCGGATAGAAATG GACACCGTCATCGCGCATTGAGTCGCTCGCCTTCTCCCTATCGCCGCAAGCGTACGCGCTCCCCCTCGCCATATCGAAACAAGCGCGCAGCAGACCGCTCGCCCTCACCCTTTCGACACGCCCGCAACGACCGACCCCAGCCCAAGCGCAAAGCTTCCCCGCCCCCCGGCAGCCGGCCGGAGAAGCGCCACAACACTGATCGCAGCAGACACCCCGACCGTCCGCGCAACTCGTACCCAGACGGCCTACGCATCCGCCACGACCAGCCCACTTTTGTCAAGTCCACCCTGGGCTCGACCGAGCGACCACACGCCAAGCCCATATCCTACGCCGAGATTGACAACCAGACGCCTGCCGTCCCGGGCTTCAGCGAGAACATCATCGCTGCCGCTCGCAATGCCAACCAGAGCAGCAATGCCCGCCGGCTCGAGACATGTAGTCAGCAGCTCACGCGCGGCACACAGAAGCTCAGCATCGGTCCAAGCACAGGGGAAAAGGAAAACGACGACAAGCGGGACAGGGACAT GAGCAATGCTCAGACCGAGCCCGAAGCCACGTTGGCCCCTGTCCAAGACAACGCTCCCACACAGGAGACTCGCGAAGAGAAGCGTCGTCGGTGGGCTGCCATACGCGCTGCCTCTGAACAGAAGCCCAAGGAGAGCCTTCTGCAACAAGCAGTCCTTACGAATGCCTCTGAAAGCACGACTTCCAACGCTGCGTCTCCAGCTCCCTTTCTCGACACCTCCATCTCGCCATTTCCTTCCCCTCGCGCAGGCGACCTGGATTCCGTTCCAGCATCCCCCGACATCATGATCATCGACAAACAAGCACAAGACAGTCGAGAGAACACTCCTGCGGTAGCGAGCCCCTCGGCAGCCGACTACGACCCTACCCAAGACACGCTAGACGATCGCAACCGCGCTCTCGAGAAAGGCGCGAATTCACTTCTACCCTCCGATGCGTACAGCGAGACCGACCCCAAAGCTCTTTCCACCCTGCCAGCAGAAAAGGCTGCCCCGGTGAAGAAGCAAAAGAAGGACTTTGACATGTTCGATTTCAGCGATgatgaagacgaagacgccAACGTCGAACTGGAAGAGCAAGGTGCAGCAAAGGGAACCGTGCTGGATGAGAAGCTGCTCGAAAACTGGGACGACCCCGAAGGATACTACAAAATCATCAATAATGAGTTGGTGAATGGCGGTCGACACCGCATGATCAAGACGCTGGGTCGAGGTGTTTTCGCCAATGTTGCCCAAGCTGAAGAAGTTACACCAGATGGCAGTGATCAACATGGCAAACTGGTTGCTGTCAAGATGATCCGCAAGAACGAGTTGATGAGGAAAGCTAGTCAGAAGGAGATGGACTTTCTGCAAAAGGTCAACGAAGCAGACCCACAGGACAAGCGTCACATCATTCGACTTTTGGGTTCCTTCGACCACAAAGGCCATTTGTGTATCATCTTCGAGCACATGTCCAAGAATCTGAGAGATCTCTTGAAGGAAGAGACGAGTGGCCACGGGCTCACGCTATCAGCCGTTCGAACGTACACGCGACAAATGTTCCTCGGCTTGCAGCACCTGCAAAACTGTCAGGTCATTCATCTGGACTTGAAGCCCGACAACATTCTTGTGTCTGCTGACAAGAAGACCGTCAAGCTTGCCGATTTCGGTACGGCTGTCGATAGGCGAGATGTCATCGAGCGCACCGAATACCTCGTAAGTCGATTCTACCGCGCCCCCGAGATCATTCTGGGCATGGACATAGGCTATCCAGTCGACATGTGGGCTGTTGGTTGCACTGCGTACGAACTGTGGACGGGAAAGATTCTGTTCACTGGACGCTCGAACAACCAGATGATCAAGGCGTTCATGGACTGTCTTGGCTGGCCGAGCGAGAAATTGTTGAAGAAAGGTCTTTTGAACAACGTTCTCGAACACTTTGAGGCTGGACCGCCGCTGAAATTCATCAGCCGTGAGGTGGATCAGTACAATCAG CTTTCTGTGCGCAAGATAgagcagcagaagaagatcAGTCGCGATATCAAAACCAGGGTTCACGACGCTGCCCGAGGCATCGCTCAAGGTGGTCCTACCGTCGCTGAACTGAACGACTTTGCCGATCTGCTCAACGGCTCTCTCCACATGAACGTCGAGAAGCGCCTCCAACCTAAAGAAGCTCTCGCACACAAGTTCTTCGCCAGCAAGAACTTAGCGCCCAGATCAGCGGTTGTCAAACCGCCCATGATGAAGCGCGCTACACCTGCTATCCGACGATGA